From the Streptomyces sp. Sge12 genome, the window CGCCCGCCGCCGCGAACTCCGCCGCCACCAGCAGCCAGCCCGGACCGTACCGGCCGCTCTGCGCGAGCAGTCCGAACAGGGGCGGGCCCACGGCGAATCCGCCGAAGAACCCGGCCGCGACCAGCGCCGAGTCCTGCCCGGCCCGGCCGGGCGCGGCCCGCTGCATGACGAGCACCATCGAGACGGCGTTGCCCGATACGGCGAACACGCCCACGGCGATCGCCCCGACCCACACCAGCGGGCCCGCCACCACGGCGGCCGCCAGCAGGGCCGCCGCGGCCAGGGCCCCGCAGGCCAGCCAGCCGGGGAGCCATTCGGCCCGCCCGGGCCGGGCCGCCTTCGACCATCCCACCCGGCCCACGATCCCCGCCACGCCGAGTACGGCGACCAGGGCGGCCGCCGCCGTCGGCCCCATGCCCAGCCGCTGCGCGCCGAAGAGGGCCAGGTAGGTGTTGACCGAGGCGATGCCGGCGCCGAGGAACAGCGAGAACACTGCCAGCCAGGCCACCATGCCGTGCGGCACGAGCGCCGTCCGGGGCCCGGCGGGCGGCGGGGGCGGGTCGGCCGGCAGGACGCGCAGGGCCCACAGCCCGGCGAGCAGGGCGGCGCCGGAGCCGGTCCAGACGGCGCCGCGCCAGCCGATGCCGCCCGCGAGCAGGGCGAGCGGCAGGCCGGCCGCGAAGGCGCCCAGTTGCACACCGGACTGCTTGAGCCCGGTCACCGCGCCCCGCCGGGCGGGCGGGACGGCGCGCAGCACCGCCTTGTTGGTGGCCGGGTTGGCCAGTGCCTGGGGTACGCCGCCCAGTGCGACGGCGCCGAGCAGCAGACCGGCGCCGGGGGCGGCGCCGATCAGGGCGAGCGCCGCCGCGGACAGCAGCAACAGGACCACCAGCGAGCGTCGCGGGCCGATCCGGTCCACGATGCGGCCGCCCGCCGGGGACAGCACGGCGGCCGTACCGAATCCGATCGTGGTGGTCAGGCCCAGGACCGCGGGTGACACGCCGAGTTCGGTCACCAGGCGCGGGCCCAACGCCCCCAGGAGGAACAGCTGGAGCATGGAGAACGCCATGGCGCAGGTGAGGAGTACGGTCAACTGCCGTCCCGCCCCGTCCTCTTCCTCCGTCGGCGATGCGGTCGCCGTCCCCTCCGCGGCCACGAAGTCTCCCTTCCCAGGACGTTGAACTCTTCGACCGAGCGGGTAGGCAGTCGGATGGACCGGCGGGGCGGTTCCCCCGGTCCCTTGTGCCCTGCACCACACGAGGCGGGCGGCCCCCGCCATGACACGGCAGGACGCGGGAACTTGTCCGGAAGTGCGCACCCTGATGTGTGGCTCGAGCGGCCGGTGCAAGGATGAGCCCTCCATGAACCCGGTCCGCTGTTTACGTGCCGTGAGGGCTGCGATGTTCGCAGCCCTCTGTGTGCTGCTCGCGGCCACCGGCCACCTGCTCATGTCGGGCGCGGCAGTGCCCTGGTGGGCCCTGGCCGTCGCCCTCCCCGGCACGGCGGCCACCGCGTGGGCCCTCGCCGGGCGGGAGCGCGGGCTGCCGGCCGTCACGGCGGCGGCCGTCGCCGTCCAGGCCGTGCTCCACACCGGTTTCACCCTCGCCCAGTCCCTCGTGCCGGCCGCCCCGACGGCCGGATCCGGGCAGATGCCGCAGCCGCCGTCCGGCGTCGGAATGCCGGAAGCCGCTGCTCACGCGCACCATGCGATGCACGGGACCGCGGACACCGCGTCCTCCCTGACCTCCCTGACCGTGACGACCGGTGCGACCGGTGCGACCGCCGCAACCGGCGGGCCGCTGCCGGGCGGTATGCACGAAGCGGCCGCCATGTCACCGACCGGCATGCTCGCGGCCCACGTGCTGGCCGCCGTGCTGTGCGGGCTGTGGCTCGCCCACGGCGAGCGGGCCGCCTTCCGCGTGGTGCGCGCCGTCGCCGCCCGCCTCTGGACTCCGCTGCGCCTGCTGCTCCGTACGGCCGTACCCGTACGCCGGCCGGCCGGCCGGATGAGCCGGCGGCGGGCCCACCGCGCACCGCGCCGGCTGTTCCTCGCCCACGCCATCACCTCACGCGGTCCGCCCGTGGGAACCGCTGTCCTCTGACAGCTGGTTCCCCGAGCCGCGTCCGCGACCGCTACCGCACCCGTATGCCGCGCCTCGGGCCTCGGCCATGCCCTCCGGCAGGCCGCTCCCCCACCGGCCCCGCCCGCTCGCGGGCGCCGGACACCCCTTGCCCGTAAGGACCTTGTGGCGATGACTGCTGCCCTGACGACCCCTTCCTGTACCGCCGGCGACCGGCCGGCCCGGCGCACCCCCGACTCCGACGCGGAGGTGACCCGGCTGGCGCTGGAAGCCCGGGACGGCGATCCGGTGAAGACGGACCGCTTCGTCCGCGCGCTCCAGCGTGACGTCTGGCGCTACGTGGCCTACCTGAGCGCGGACACCCAGGCCGCCGACGACCTCACCCAGGACGTGTTCCTGCGCGCGCTGGCGAGCCTGCACCGCTTCGAGGGCCGTTCCTCCGCGCGGACCTGGTTGTTGTCC encodes:
- a CDS encoding MFS transporter, translated to MAAEGTATASPTEEEDGAGRQLTVLLTCAMAFSMLQLFLLGALGPRLVTELGVSPAVLGLTTTIGFGTAAVLSPAGGRIVDRIGPRRSLVVLLLLSAAALALIGAAPGAGLLLGAVALGGVPQALANPATNKAVLRAVPPARRGAVTGLKQSGVQLGAFAAGLPLALLAGGIGWRGAVWTGSGAALLAGLWALRVLPADPPPPPAGPRTALVPHGMVAWLAVFSLFLGAGIASVNTYLALFGAQRLGMGPTAAAALVAVLGVAGIVGRVGWSKAARPGRAEWLPGWLACGALAAAALLAAAVVAGPLVWVGAIAVGVFAVSGNAVSMVLVMQRAAPGRAGQDSALVAAGFFGGFAVGPPLFGLLAQSGRYGPGWLLVAAEFAAAGAVAFLWAVRDRREGAA